TTGGGGTTGCCCAGCTTCTTGTTCACATGGCCGATGTCGCTGTCGAAGGCGGCGATTTCCTTCTCCAATCGACCCCGCTCTGCGGCCAGGTCGATGATCCCGGCCAACGACAGGGCAACCGTAGTCCCGCCGGACACCAGCGTCACCGCGCCGGCGGGCGCGGCATCCGCAGTGTCGAAGCTGGAGACGCGGGCGAGCGTCAGGATCAGGTCGCGATGGCGCGCGATGCGCTCGGCGCCCGCCGCATCCGGCGACACAAAGGTCAGCGGCGGCTTTGCGGACGGCGGCACGTTCATCTCGCCGCGCAGGGCGCGTACGTCGGTGACCAGATCGACCAGCCAGCCGATCTCGCCCTCGGCCTCGGCGTCCACGAAGCTGTCAGGCAGCACCGGCCAGTCGGCGCCGATCAGCAGGCCGTCACGCGCCGGCCCCTCCCTGCCCAGCTCGGCCCACAGCTCCTCGGTGATGTAGGGCATCACGGGGTGCAGCAGCTTCAGCGTCTGGTCCAGCGTCCAGGCCGTCATGGCGCGGGTCTCGGCCTTGGCGGCTTCGTCCGATCCCTGGAACACGGGCTTGGCCAGTTCCAGATACCAGTCGCAGAACACGTTCCAGATGAAGCGGTAGAGAGCGCCCGCCGCATCGTCGAACCGGCCGCCTTCGATGGCGTCCGACACCGCGCGTTCGGCCTTGGTCAGTTCGCCGCGGATCCAGCGGTTGATCGTCCGTTCGACGGTCGCGGGATCGAAGCCCTCGACGCGGCGCGCCTCGTTCATCTGGCTGAACCGGGCGGCGTTCCACAGCTTGGTGCCGAAGTTGCGATAGCCCTCGATCCGCTGCTTCGACAGCTTGATGTCGCGCGTGCCCGACAGGATCGCCATGGTGAAGCGCAAGGGGTCGGCGCCCAGCTCGTCGATGATGCCCAGGGGGTCGATGACGTTGCCCTTGGACTTGCTCATCTTCTGGCCCTTCTCGTCGCGGACCAGGCCGTTGATGATGACCCGCTTGAACGGGACCTCGCCCATGAAGTGCCGGCCCATCATCATCATCCGGGCGACCCAGAAGAAGATGATGTCCGCCGCCGTCACCAGGTCGCTGGTCGGATAGAACCGCTCCAGGTCCTCGGTCTTCTCCGGCCAGCCCATGGTCGAGAACGGCCACAGGGCCGAGGAGAACCAGGTGTCGAGGACGTCCTCGTCGCGGTACAGCGGCTTGCCGCCAGCCGCCGCGACCGCCTCTTCCTCGGTTTCGGCGACGTAGACCGCGCCGTCCTCGTCATACCAGGCCGGGATCTGGTGACCCCACCAGAGCTGGCGCGAGATGCACCACGGCTCGATGTTGCGCAGCCATTCGAAGTAGATCTTCTCATAGGACTTCGGCTCGAACACTGTGTCGCCCTGCTCCACCGCCTTCAGCGCGGGCTGGGCCAGGGTGTGGGCGTCGACGTACCACTGGTCCGTCAGCCACGGCTCGATGACCACGCCCGAACGGTCGCCGTGGGGCACGACATGCCTGGTCTTTTCGATCTCGCGCAGCCACCCGGCCTCTTCCGCCAAGGCGATGATGGCCTTGCGGGCGGCAAACCGGTCCATACCGTCGTACTCGGCCGGGATGTCGGGCGTATCGGCCGTGGTGATGCGGGCAAAGGCGTCCAGCACGTTCAGGGCCTGAAGCCCCGCACGCTTGCCGACGCCGAAGTCGTTGAAGTCGTGCGCCGGCGTGATCTTGACCGCGCCCGAGCCCTTGGCCGGGTCGGCGTAGTCGTCGGCGACGATGGGGATGCGGCGGCCGGTGATCGGCAGGGTCACGAACTTGCCGACCAGCCCGGCATACCGCTCATCGTCCGGATGCACCGCCACGCCGGTGTCGCCCAGCATGGTCTCGGGCCGGGTCGTCGCCACGACGATGAAGTCGCGCGTCTCCCACTCGGTCGCCTTGCCGTCCTCGTCGAAGGCCATCGGATGCTCGTACGTCACGCCATCCGCCAGCGGATAGGCGAAGTGCCAGTAGGCGCCGTCCACCTCGCGCTGCTCGACCTCCAGGTCCGAGATGGCGGTCTGGAAATGCGGGTCCCAGTTCACCAGCCGCTTGTCGCGGTAGATCAGCCCTTCCTTGTACAGCTGCACGAACACCTTGCGGACGGCGGCGTTCAGCCCCTCGTCCAGGGTGAAGCGTTCGCGCGACCAGTCGCAGGAGGCGCCCAGGCGTCGCAGCTGCTGGACAATGGTCCCGCCGCTCTCGGCCTTCCATTCCCAGACCTTTTGCACAAAGGCGTCGCGGCCCATGTCGCGCCGGCTGATGTTGCCGTCCGCCGCCAGCTTGCGCTCGACCACCATCTGGGTGGCGATGCCGGCGTGGTCGGTGCCGGGCAGCCACAGCACCGCCTTGCCCTTCATCCGGTGATAGCGGGCCAGGATGTCCTGCAGCGTATTGTTCAGCGCATGCCCGATATGCAGCGAGCCGGTCACGTTCGGCGGCGGGATGACGATCGAATAGGCGTCGGCCGCGCCGTCGGTCGGCTGCGCGGTGCGGGGCGCGAACAGGCCGCTTTCCTCCCACTGCGCATAGAGACGCGGCTCGGCGGCCTGGGGATCGAAGGTTTTTTCAAGCATGACGGTTTGTCTTCGGAAATGCGAAGGGGCGGCCCCTTCAGGAGCCGCCCCTCGGATTAGTCTGGGCTGGAGCGAAGGGCTAGAGCCTGATCGGCTGAGGTGGAATCGCTTCGCGATTCCTCTGATGCCGTGAATCAGGCTCCAGTTCATTCTGGAGCGAAATCCGGACCGAGTTGGACTGCGTCCAACTCAACCGATTTCGCTCTAGGCGCTGCGCGCGATGCGTTCCACTTCCTTGCGT
The genomic region above belongs to Brevundimonas sp. PAMC22021 and contains:
- a CDS encoding valine--tRNA ligase; protein product: MLEKTFDPQAAEPRLYAQWEESGLFAPRTAQPTDGAADAYSIVIPPPNVTGSLHIGHALNNTLQDILARYHRMKGKAVLWLPGTDHAGIATQMVVERKLAADGNISRRDMGRDAFVQKVWEWKAESGGTIVQQLRRLGASCDWSRERFTLDEGLNAAVRKVFVQLYKEGLIYRDKRLVNWDPHFQTAISDLEVEQREVDGAYWHFAYPLADGVTYEHPMAFDEDGKATEWETRDFIVVATTRPETMLGDTGVAVHPDDERYAGLVGKFVTLPITGRRIPIVADDYADPAKGSGAVKITPAHDFNDFGVGKRAGLQALNVLDAFARITTADTPDIPAEYDGMDRFAARKAIIALAEEAGWLREIEKTRHVVPHGDRSGVVIEPWLTDQWYVDAHTLAQPALKAVEQGDTVFEPKSYEKIYFEWLRNIEPWCISRQLWWGHQIPAWYDEDGAVYVAETEEEAVAAAGGKPLYRDEDVLDTWFSSALWPFSTMGWPEKTEDLERFYPTSDLVTAADIIFFWVARMMMMGRHFMGEVPFKRVIINGLVRDEKGQKMSKSKGNVIDPLGIIDELGADPLRFTMAILSGTRDIKLSKQRIEGYRNFGTKLWNAARFSQMNEARRVEGFDPATVERTINRWIRGELTKAERAVSDAIEGGRFDDAAGALYRFIWNVFCDWYLELAKPVFQGSDEAAKAETRAMTAWTLDQTLKLLHPVMPYITEELWAELGREGPARDGLLIGADWPVLPDSFVDAEAEGEIGWLVDLVTDVRALRGEMNVPPSAKPPLTFVSPDAAGAERIARHRDLILTLARVSSFDTADAAPAGAVTLVSGGTTVALSLAGIIDLAAERGRLEKEIAAFDSDIGHVNKKLGNPNFVSRAAPEVVEEQRAKLAEAEAGKVKLQAALARLADIA